Below is a genomic region from Methylobacterium sp. FF17.
GAAGAGCCGCCAAATCGGCGTTCTCGATACATATCAATTGGTGGGTGATTGCTATCTGGATCAATCTCACCTGTATTTAGTTTTTGGGCATCAGCCGTAGCTTTTAGGCCGCCACTTTCCATGAGCAAGACATCGATGCCGTCTGCAGCCAGGATTCTTGCTAGAGTGATACCCACCGGCCCAGCGCCAACAATGCAAACATCGGCGCCTAGACGAGTGTTATTAGGAACACTTCGACCATCAATCATCGTTTGAAGGATTCCATTTTAGGAGGATATTTGATCCCATCGACAACCTCCTGGAGATGACTCAGCTTCGTCGTCCCGAGTAGGACCCACGATATTTCAGGTTTCGCAAGCAAGGATCGCGTCAGCGCAGTTATTTCACCACCTCTACTAGCCTGTGAGACATTCGAATTGGGCGTGATTATTGAATTATTCCGTCTGGCTATTAATATCTTACCTTTTTCTGTTGCCTGCTCAAGAAATGCAACTGTTTCAGGCTCCAAACCGACGGGAAATTGAATGATTTCGATTCTTTCGTCATATAATGCGTCAAAAGCTGTAGTTAATTCCTCACACGATACCCCAATTTTACGAACCTTGCCTGCTACTTTAAGTTCTGCGAGCGTCCCGATCGCTTCGCGTTCACGCAAAATGTCCGAAGAAGGACTATGAAGCAGGTAGGCGTCAAGCGAATCAGTTCTAAGGCGTCTTAAACTGCGTTCAGCGGCTTTAGTAAGATAGGCCGGCGAAAAGTCTTGCGGTAGCATTCCGGAACGGGCATTCCTCAAACCGTTCCGCGTAAAGCTGAGAGAGCGCACGATAGGCGCAAGCGCTTTCTTAAATGGATTGATCGTACGCCACGGCTGCGGAAAAAACTGCCCCCCCTTGGTCACGATCAACACCTCACTGCGGTGTCTTCCTAACTTGTTTCCAAGAATCTGCTCGCTTTCGCCTTGTCCGTATACATCTGCGGTGTCAAACAGACGAACGCCCAGGTCTACCGCCCCACGAATGAGCATCTCCGCCTCTCGAGAGCTCGCACCAAGCAAAGATCCCAGCCGGTTACAACCAAGCCCCAACTGGGCCGGCGTTGGGGAAAATTCTGTCACAATTCCTCCTTCGCTCTTTTTGCATCAATCGATTCGTCTTCGCCTTTTGGGAGTCGTTGCTTTCGTTCACTCTTCACGTCATAGCGCTGGTCGGTGTAGGAAGCAAACGCTCGAAACGGGATCATCGGCCAGGTACCTGCTAACATTCAACATCTTAAGAAAGAAGGTTGCGTTGATGAACTCTGAGCTTAAAATTCTTGTATGTCAGGATAGCTTAATGTTCGGTGGGCATGAAAGAATGTTCCTTTCGCTTGTCCCCGTTTTGCTCGAGCTAGATTGGCTGGATAGTTTGGTGATTTGTGTTCCCTCTGCCAACTTTGCCTTCCTGCAAGCTCTCGATCAGGCCAAATTGCCGCGCTTACGTGTCCGACAACTCCGCTATTCGAAGGTGCGTGGCGAGCCCTACCGCGCGCCGCTGCGTTGGATGTACCGCCGGGAGATGGACACAGTGCTCTCGGAGGAGATGCCCGCGCTTGTCTTGCTCTTGCAGGGACGCATTGAGAATGCCTTGGTTCCCATGCTTGCAGCTCGCAAGGCGCGGATTCCTATATTTTCTTATCTACCTATGGCGCACGGAACGTCCGAACTAGGGTACCGTAATTTTACGCCGGCTATCACTCGGACGCTCGACTGGATTCGGAGCTACTATTATCGTTTACCTGATGGCTACGCGGTGCCGTCATCGGCCGTTGAGCGCCAGTTGCGCTCCCGCGGTGTCACAGCGCGTATCGACGTGGTACCCAATGTCGTCCCGCTAATTCCCGC
It encodes:
- a CDS encoding aldo/keto reductase, with product MTEFSPTPAQLGLGCNRLGSLLGASSREAEMLIRGAVDLGVRLFDTADVYGQGESEQILGNKLGRHRSEVLIVTKGGQFFPQPWRTINPFKKALAPIVRSLSFTRNGLRNARSGMLPQDFSPAYLTKAAERSLRRLRTDSLDAYLLHSPSSDILREREAIGTLAELKVAGKVRKIGVSCEELTTAFDALYDERIEIIQFPVGLEPETVAFLEQATEKGKILIARRNNSIITPNSNVSQASRGGEITALTRSLLAKPEISWVLLGTTKLSHLQEVVDGIKYPPKMESFKR
- a CDS encoding glycosyltransferase encodes the protein MNSELKILVCQDSLMFGGHERMFLSLVPVLLELDWLDSLVICVPSANFAFLQALDQAKLPRLRVRQLRYSKVRGEPYRAPLRWMYRREMDTVLSEEMPALVLLLQGRIENALVPMLAARKARIPIFSYLPMAHGTSELGYRNFTPAITRTLDWIRSYYYRLPDGYAVPSSAVERQLRSRGVTARIDVVPNVVPLIPASSSRADVRVKLGIALDERLALFIGRIDRHQKGLDLLIEVIARSVPVDQRWRFAFVGDGPDASWLDDALETAGLLPQCRRINWTDNPSDWYTASDAIVMPSRFEGVPLTMIEALLHDRPVLASEIDVFLDYLPREGLVRFDETLNIFDALNFICSASLKEKYAIATTKIRAECDLDLSRRLFAEAVNQVLKF